From Xiphophorus hellerii strain 12219 chromosome 9, Xiphophorus_hellerii-4.1, whole genome shotgun sequence, a single genomic window includes:
- the anapc4 gene encoding anaphase-promoting complex subunit 4 has translation MPAFRQVGEKQLPNPVKCMAWSPKRDLIALANTTGELLLHRLASFQRVWSLAPSEYTGKEITALAWRPDGKILAFSLGDTKQVVLCDVEKAEILHMFPMQSSVTCMNWMEVVEENSALGSFYNSEDESKLFLPELPTLPKSYNTTSKIFSEEKSDEILNLLGEVRLNILVLGGNAGCVELYAYGMYKIASLGEVSGSCRSLSLSSDLKSLSLITEVQSADGVSEICYVQLDTSLLSDCLPEVTRMARKFTHISTLLQYLHLSLTCMCEAWEEILMQMDLRLTKFVQEKNTSTQVQDEFLDLLLWGQSSPELQALLMNQLTVKGLKKLGQSIESSYSSIQKLVISHLQSGSEALLYQLSEVRGMSLWKQKFECLGLDSDAIDGAITAVGSFSLKANELLQVIDKSTKNFKAFFRWLYVAMLRMCDEHVPPELNKMTQKDIAFVADFLSEHFSENEELFDRKGKYFHVERVGQYLKDEDEDLVSPPNTKGNQWLKFLQESTHLKVSPLLFPSYPQKSLHFVKRMMENVIERCLQKPAEVIGRSVKRAVFLPLYAVSDNSEKIPHLFELPSLWNDKKGKMHCVVFCMPEISPSRLYVLRKGTDPNRHIPNSFMSFDLSHYLDSTDDDGIAARSHYVYSCLDARFYDDEMLTVVLQGSEDQNSRRLLAQVSLASSLSCDSEFNWEPGVRLDRQCSTIPCQGLVLGNQWRELENMKAQFVAVNGIRKVACVLSANLRHIRVFEMDVEDEDDEGAESQNASADQDGLETAMSGQGPVEESLESEGESREQEGDMFQKSEELLQSQEAL, from the exons ATGCCAGCTTTCCGGCAAGTGGGAGAGAAGCAACTTCCCAACCCTGTGAAGTGTATGGCGTGGTCTCCTAAGAGGGACCTCATTGCTTTGGCTAATACAACAGGGGAG CTGCTGCTTCATCGCTTGGCTAGTTTCCAGCGGGTTTGGAGTTTGGCACCCAGTGAATATACTGGGAAGGAGATCACTGCGCTCGCCTGGAGACCTGATGGCAAAA TTTTGGCGTTCAGTCTTGGAGACACCAAGCAGGTGGTTCTGTGTGATGTTGAGAAAGCGGAGATCCTTCACATGTTTCCAATGCAGAGTTCGGTGACCTGCATGAACTGGatggaggtggtggaggagaACAG TGCCCTTGGCTCCTTTTATAACTCTGAGGATGAATCCAAGCTTTTCCTTCCTGAATTACCAACACTCCCCAAGAG CTACAACACCACTTCAAAGATATTCAG TGAGGAAAAGTCTGACGAGATCCTCAACCTCCTCGGAGAGGTTCG GCTGAACATCCTCGTTCTCGGAGGAAATGCTGGATGTGTGGAGCTTTATGCATATGGGATGTACAAAATTGCCAGTCTTGGCGAA GTGTCGGGATCATGCCGCAGTCTGAGTCTGTCCAGCGATCTCAAGTCCCTGTCTCTGATCACAGAAGTCCAATCCGCTGACGGCGTCTCGGAGATCTGCTACGTTCAG CTGGACACGAGTTTGTTGTCGGACTGTCTTCCAGAGGTCACCAGGATGGCCCGCAAGTTCACCCACATCTCCACGCTGCTGCAGTACCTGCACCTCTCACTCACCTGCATGTGTGAAGCCTGGGAGGAAATCCTGATGCAGATGGATCTCCGTCTCACCAAGTTTGTTCAG GAAAAGAACACAAGCACTCAAGTCCAAGATGAGTTTTTGGACCTCCTGCTGTGGGGGCAGTCCAG TCCCGAGTTGCAGGCTCTCCTCATGAACCAACTGACCGTCAAg GGCTTGAAAAAACTGGGTCAGTCCATTGAGTCTTCTTACTCCAGCATCCAGAAACTGGTGATCAGCCACCTACAGAG CGGCTCTGAGGCTCTGTTGTATCAGCTGAGTGAGGTGAGAGGAATGTCCCTCTGGAAGCAAAAGTTTGAGTGCCTCGGCTTGGATTCGGATGCTATTGATG GTGCGATCACAGCTGTTGGCTCTTTCTCTCTCAAAGCTAACGAACTTCTGCA ggTGATTGACAAGAGCACGAAAAACTTCAAAGCCTTTTTCCGATGGCTGTATGTAG CAATGCTAAGAATGTGTGACGAACACGTACCGCCAGAGCTAAACAAG ATGACTCAGAAGGACATTGCCTTTGTTGCTGATTTCTTGTCGGAGCATTTTAGCGAG AACGAGGAACTCTTTGATCGTAAGGGGAAGTATTTCCACGTGGAGCGAGTTGGTCAG TACCTGAAGGATGAAGATGAAGACCTGGTTTCTCCACCCAACACAAAGGGAAACCAGTGGCTGAAGTTCTTACAGGAGAGCACACACCTGAAAG TGAGCCCTTTGCTGTTTCCATCATATCCCCAAAAGTCTTTGCACTTTGTCAAGAGGATGATGGAGAATGTGATTGAACGATGCCTACAGAAACCTGCC GAAGTCATTGGAAGATCTGTGAAACGGGCTGTCTTTTTGCCTTTGTATGCTGTGTCAGACAA ctCGGAAAAGATTCCCCACCTTTTTGAACTTCCGTCTCT GTGGAAtgacaaaaaaggcaaaatgcaCTGCGTTGTGTTCTGCATGCCAGAGATTTCACCAAGCAGGCTGTACGTGTTACGGAAAGGAACCGACCCAAACAG ACATATTCCAAACAGCTTCATGTCATTTGACCTCAGCCATTATCTGGACAGCACAGATGATGATGGTATTGCAGCCCG GTCTCATTACGTCTACAGCTGCCTGGATGCTCGTTTCTATGACGATGAAATGCTAACGGTGGTCCTGCAGGGATCAGAGGATCAGAACAGCAGGCGCCTCCTGGCTCAGGTTTCACTTGCCTCCAGCTTGAGCTGCGACTCTGAATTCAACTGGGAGCCTGgtgtgag GTTGGACCGGCAGTGCAGCACCATTCCCTGCCAGGGTCTGGTGTTGGGGAACCAGTGGCGtgaactggaaaacatgaagGCCCAGTTTGTAGCCGTCAATGGAATCCGCAAAGTGGCCTGCGTG CTGAGTGCCAATTTAAGACACATCCGTGTTTTTGAGATGGATGTGGAAGACGAGGATGACGAGGGAGCCGAGTCTCAGAACGCCAGCGCTGACCAGGACGGACTGGAAACTGCGATGTCTGGCCAAGGGCCGGTGGAGGAGAGCTTGGAGTCAGAGGGAGaatccagagagcaggaaggaGATATGTTTCAAAAGTCAGAGGAACTTTTACAATCGCAGGAAGCCTTGTAA